The following DNA comes from Sparus aurata chromosome 3, fSpaAur1.1, whole genome shotgun sequence.
GCATCAAATCATAACTTTatataaaatcattttgaatgcaAAATAGTGTCATAAGAAatacaagaaaaatacattaaaattaaaaacatgtgCACTCTTATGAAGTTtgcatttcagaataaaagcagcgTGTCCTACCAGCTGGTCCTCATGATGTCTGCTGCAGTTGGACCCTCAGTTCTGCTCCTGTCCGCGCGTCTCACCGGTCCTGCTCGTGTTCTGGTGTGTGTTCGCACTCACTCCACCTCACAAATATAACTGAGAGCTTAAGTTTCGATTTCTGGTTTGCggcaccaaaataaaagcgcCTATGAAACGTGTAGCTGATGAAATGAAGCTTCTCTGGGTTCataaaacacttttcaaaacatgtcAACATTCATTAACAACATAATTTAGACTATTtatgttctcagaggacattAAAGTTTTCTTTACACTGAAATCATTTATCTCCTCTGAAAACCACCAGCGGAGATTTaacgtgcttttattttgatgccGCCCTTCCGTCTTTGTGTGACGTGTGCAGTTCTCTTGACGGATCTCAGCAGAAACGAAACCTAAGCAGCTCCAGAACCGCAGATTCATCAGTTTCTGCCCGGTCACAGGGAGAAATGTGACTGTAAAGGAAAATGACCGAAGTGTCGGTGGTCTCTGTCTGTCCCCCTTCACAAtaaagtccccccccccccccccccacttcctgtctgtgaaaCATCTCAGTGTTCCCTGAATGATCGAtcagtcctgcagctctgatcaTGGCAGCTCTCACTCGGATCCTCACTTTTCTCTGTAAGTCGTTATCTCATGTTTATATGCTGATTTGATGCAGGCATTGAATTCAAGGGTGTTTCCAGGACTTTCAAGGTGCCGTGTGCAGAAATCCCAGGACTGTTGAGATAAAACCTGATGTAGAAGATTATTGATTTATAAgttgtgatttgttttgattgtgcTCATGGTTTCATGAGTCATGTGGTTTGTGctaaaaatatcaaaaccaaAACTAGAACAGGTTGCAGCTGCAGGTTTGAGTCAGCAGAACACCTGCGACCGGTCCTGtggtcagaaccagaaccactgaAACCAGAAATCTAGTCTGCAGTCcaactgtgtcagtgtgttcatgtgcacCTGCAGGGACACAAgttgcttctttttttatgaaatcTTCTTGAAAATGTGTTAAGCTGCAAACAGGGAAGTTGTAAAGGTCCAGATATGTGTGAGGCCGGTACCGGTATCAGAACAACTACTGAGAATAAAGCAGAATATAAATATTCAATTATTCTTTCTTAGTCTTTTAATCCAAGTCTGACTTCTCAAATGTGTCTGAGGGGGTCTGGACCTCCAGCCCGGGCAGCACTGGTCTGTAGTTTATATGCATGAAGtagctttaaaggaacagttcactaaaaacatgtaaatccaGTCATCATGTTGATATTAAGTCAGGTGAGGTGTCGTAgaccacagaacatttctggagtaaAACAGAGtcgcagcattctgctgaacaactgaagcagctgagacttgatttaaaacgaCCAGTAGaactagaaaaaaacaaactccattAAAACTTTGTagaatcagctgttagcacgtcctgttagcagtgagtgtggatgttcagacaactatcactggatcactgtgatactgaagagaacttaaaacatgatgtttctaaggcaagttctgcacatgtgaggagcgTCTGTTTTTATggagtcatcctctcctccctccgtgTTGATATAAACTCAGGTGAAGTCTCAtagaccacaaaacatttctggagcttcacagtaaaacaactgaagtagctggagtcTTGATTTACAATGTCaaaaattaccaaaataaatgaataaaacctcaaaactccattaaaactttgcagaattatctgttagcacttcctgttagcagcgAACCTGTGAATGTTCAGACAAatgtcactggatcactgtggtACTGAAGagaacttaaaaacatgatgtttctaaggcaagttctgcacatgtgacgAGCGTCATCATCCTGCCTCTGCAGTGATGAAGTGTTAGTCTGCATCTCTTCTTTATTGTACTATAAACATCACAGTGAGggttctcttcctcctcaggtgTCGCAGGAGTTCACCTGTCCTCAGCCTCACCTGTTCTCCGCTCTGCCCTGGTGGTCCAGGCTGGGAAGGATGCCTCTCTGACCTGCAACCTGACGTCCAGCAGTGACATCACCTGGTACCACCTGCGCTCAGACcagctgctgcctctgctgaCTGTCAGGCTGAATAAGTTAGGAGGAGAATCAGTTGATTTCCACATTAAGGACGACGGACGGATCAGCAGCGGTGGAGGTCTGGAGAACGGCACCGTCGGGCTCGACATCGTGCAGGCGGAGGAGTCGGACGCCGGGCTGTACTTCTGCAGCGGGCGGTGTGCAGgtgcagctgtttgtgtcaACAGAGGGATTCACCTGGTCGTCGATGGTCAgaactcatttatttattaaaagatataaaacaaactttattctGAGGATTCATGTGAAATGTTTCACTGGTTTTAAagctgttctgtgttttctgaatgAAGGTGAGTCCAGAAATGAAccctttgttttcattcaccTGGTGTCTGAGCAGAGAAATTAAAGGATCAGTCCGTCAACCGTCGCTGTGTTCTCGTGTTTCCAGGAGCTGACGGGGAGATGGCAGCCCGGCAGCCATGTTGGAGTTTGGGGATCTGTGTCCTTCCAGCTTCGCTCGTCCTCTGTGTGGTCGTCATCGTCGGGTTTTACCTG
Coding sequences within:
- the LOC115577357 gene encoding uncharacterized protein LOC115577357, encoding MAALTRILTFLCVAGVHLSSASPVLRSALVVQAGKDASLTCNLTSSSDITWYHLRSDQLLPLLTVRLNKLGGESVDFHIKDDGRISSGGGLENGTVGLDIVQAEESDAGLYFCSGRCAGAAVCVNRGIHLVVDGADGEMAARQPCWSLGICVLPASLVLCVVVIVGFYLCTGKPAVCCCSSPSSRLTQQVTEDDSLHYSSLKLAENPRPSSRAGTRLVEEDVTYSAVANRKSPNGSRDFR